The Cycloclasticus sp. genomic sequence TTGGTCTCGCTCATTGACCAAAGGCGTATAAATTTCACTGGAGGATTCAGCAAATTGGGAAAAAGTGGCGTCTAACACATCGCCTTCTTTTAGCTTTTCAATATCTTCTTCGCTGACTTTTTCTGAAAACATGACGCTGGCAAGCAAGCCGGAAAAAAGCTCTATGCGTTTCCACCAAGGTACATTACGGTACACACGCTTGAGGGTGATGCCAACTTCGCGATCAATCAATAACACGGGTTTATGAGACTGGATTGCCAATTCGGCGGCTACTTTCATTTCAGCGCCAGGTTCAATGCCTAGTTCATCAGCCATTTTTTGTTGGAAGGCACCTAGGGCTAAGCTGGCGGTGACCATACTGGCTTTGCCGCTCTTAATGACATTAAATAGATCCATTTGAGCGAGGCTATCGGGGTCGATTAATGCATTGTATCGGCTGGGGCAAAGCTCAATCGCGACGGCATCGTAATCGTTTGTTGAAATCAGCGTTTCGACAGCATCGACACTCGCTTTCGAGACGTGCGCCGTGCCCAGTAACGTAACCTGACAGTCGTTAATGATAAGGGTTTCTATGGGTTGGTCGACATCGTTGTTCAAGGCAATTCTCTATTTGTAGTGTGTTAATGATTAACGGTATTATCGGTGATGTTTAAATCTTTCGCCCAGCCTTTTGCGACCAAAAAGACACGTTTACTTTCTTGGTCTGTTTGTTTCTCCGCTGAGAAACCAGCTAAGCATAAGGGTAAAGAGTGTAGCCTATTGGCAAAATATTGAAGGATCTCCTCAGTGGAGTAATAGCTGTTATTCGATGAATAGTGCTGGGGAGCTAGCCATTGGTCCTTTTCTAAAGGCTGCCACTGAAGGTTTGATGACTTAAAGTGTTGCCAAAAGTCATCTGGCCGCGCCCATTCTCCACGCTGATGTAAGTTTGAAACAAGCCCAGGGTAACAATGATTTGATAGTCCGAGGGGGTGAAATAGCCGACCCTTCATCAAGCAAATATGCTCGTCAATGGTAATGTTTAGTTGCTTAAGCTTATGTTGTGCCGCAGGGTGCGAGGACAATTGGCTTTGGCGTGTTTGCATCGT encodes the following:
- a CDS encoding TraB/GumN family protein, which translates into the protein MNNDVDQPIETLIINDCQVTLLGTAHVSKASVDAVETLISTNDYDAVAIELCPSRYNALIDPDSLAQMDLFNVIKSGKASMVTASLALGAFQQKMADELGIEPGAEMKVAAELAIQSHKPVLLIDREVGITLKRVYRNVPWWKRIELFSGLLASVMFSEKVSEEDIEKLKEGDVLDATFSQFAESSSEIYTPLVNERDQYMAHRISDDANSGKYKSILVVIGAGHLKGIKTYINSQLQGTKSIEELESIPAASRWPKIIPWIIVGLILTGFSIGFNRAPELGWQLVAEWVVINGGLSAIGALLANAHPLTIIIAFLAAPLTSLNPTVGAGMVTAATEAWLRKPRVGDFSTLKYDTVNIGGWWKNRVSRTLLVFLFSTVGSAAGTYIAGFRIFEQLS